A stretch of the Chloroflexota bacterium genome encodes the following:
- a CDS encoding MFS transporter — MRIPVATIRSPADAVGMVRGVFYGWWLVGIAVVLLTLMALCVFQGLGTFLVALQLEFGWSRTVLSGAFSLSRAQGAVIGPIEGWLIDKVGNRRMILFGYLLMAFGFLMFSQVGNSDFWDLGLFAISSGVWQFYISFITISLGSGVGGWLALMALMNNWFVRQRSLAIATSMSGIHFGGLLVPVLALGIELYGFRWTTFGIAIFLAALILPIYTVLRDRPEDIGLLPDGARPGVGRQPERSADKCESQSTKRNTAKSTAANDDDDEQEFTAMQALRTRAFWILTVVHMSSSVSIVTLALHLAPKLTDMGMSLSGAGTIVLIYTVLALPTQFVAGWLADRMPKPPLIFFFILLQGVGIMLIAVTDQILMALVFAVLYGIGFGGRIPLLTSIRGEYFGRKAFATIMGLSQMPNNICMIFAPLFAGFMFDTTGTYFIPFAFFGFLNILGAFLMLTVKRPSMQEPADAESIATTKAAQPSR, encoded by the coding sequence ATGCGAATTCCTGTTGCCACCATACGCAGCCCTGCCGATGCCGTGGGCATGGTGCGCGGCGTCTTCTACGGCTGGTGGTTGGTCGGCATCGCGGTCGTGCTGCTAACGCTGATGGCGCTCTGCGTCTTTCAGGGATTGGGCACATTCCTAGTCGCGCTGCAGCTTGAGTTCGGTTGGAGCCGCACAGTGCTAAGCGGCGCGTTTTCTCTTTCGCGCGCACAAGGCGCCGTCATCGGGCCTATCGAAGGGTGGCTCATCGACAAGGTGGGCAATCGCCGGATGATTCTATTCGGCTATTTGCTGATGGCGTTCGGCTTCCTGATGTTCTCGCAGGTCGGCAACAGCGACTTCTGGGACTTGGGGCTGTTTGCAATCAGCAGCGGCGTGTGGCAGTTCTATATCTCGTTCATCACGATAAGCCTCGGCTCCGGTGTGGGTGGGTGGCTCGCGCTGATGGCTCTGATGAACAACTGGTTCGTGCGGCAGCGCTCGCTGGCGATTGCCACATCCATGTCTGGCATACATTTTGGCGGGCTGCTCGTGCCGGTGCTTGCGCTCGGCATCGAACTGTACGGCTTTCGCTGGACGACATTTGGTATTGCCATATTCCTGGCGGCGCTGATTCTGCCCATCTACACGGTGCTGCGCGACAGGCCGGAAGACATAGGCTTGCTGCCGGACGGCGCTCGCCCCGGCGTAGGACGACAACCGGAACGCAGCGCGGACAAGTGTGAGTCGCAGAGCACAAAGCGAAACACTGCCAAATCGACCGCAGCCAATGATGACGACGACGAGCAAGAGTTCACGGCAATGCAGGCGCTCCGGACGCGCGCGTTCTGGATACTGACAGTGGTTCACATGTCGTCGAGCGTTTCGATAGTAACGCTCGCGCTGCATCTCGCGCCGAAGCTCACGGACATGGGCATGTCGCTCAGCGGCGCGGGGACAATCGTGCTGATTTACACCGTGCTGGCGCTGCCTACGCAATTCGTCGCGGGCTGGCTGGCGGACAGAATGCCCAAGCCGCCGCTGATTTTCTTCTTCATATTGCTGCAGGGCGTGGGAATAATGCTCATCGCGGTTACGGACCAGATTCTGATGGCGCTGGTGTTCGCGGTGCTGTATGGCATCGGCTTCGGTGGGCGGATACCGCTGCTGACATCCATTCGCGGCGAGTACTTCGGGCGTAAGGCGTTCGCCACCATCATGGGGCTGTCGCAAATGCCGAACAATATCTGCATGATATTCGCGCCGCTGTTTGCGGGCTTCATGTTCGACACCACCGGCACATACTTCATACCCTTCGCTTTCTTCGGCTTCCTGAACATCTTGGGCGCATTCCTAATGCTCACCGTTAAGCGCCCTAGCATGCAGGAACCTGCCGATGCGGAATCTATCGCAACAACGAAAGCGGCGCAGCCGTCGAGATAG
- a CDS encoding YihY/virulence factor BrkB family protein, with product MIEKIRRHPTIRRGTTLARFYLRGTLRALSGYFVLRLIARTAQEMSDDDATHMAAAMSYYALVSLFPLTLGLISITSFIADDAHTRQTIIDWVASFLPGSEKLIEANIEEVLRSRETVGAVAIFGLFWSGSAVFGGITRSINRAWDVHKDRPLPISKARQMLMAGLTGCLFLCSTSISAFLRSYERFAYLDIPYAAALVESSSVVILYASSFVLILIVFLMLYKFTPNTKTSWQYIWVGALVGAALFEITKNLFIWYLNTFTNFGNVYGTLATVVVFMLWAYLSGLILILGAELSSEYERVCRGTRRGVLLTD from the coding sequence ATGATAGAGAAAATACGACGCCATCCGACAATCAGGCGGGGAACGACGCTTGCCCGGTTCTACCTGCGCGGTACATTGCGCGCGTTGAGCGGATATTTCGTGCTCAGGCTTATCGCTCGCACAGCGCAGGAGATGTCTGACGACGACGCGACGCATATGGCGGCTGCGATGTCGTACTACGCGCTCGTGTCGCTGTTTCCACTGACGCTTGGGCTAATCTCGATAACATCGTTCATTGCCGACGACGCGCATACGCGGCAAACGATTATCGACTGGGTGGCGAGCTTCCTGCCCGGTTCGGAGAAACTTATCGAGGCAAATATCGAGGAAGTGCTGAGATCGCGGGAGACGGTCGGCGCGGTCGCCATATTTGGCTTGTTTTGGTCGGGCAGCGCGGTCTTCGGCGGCATCACGCGCTCTATCAACCGCGCGTGGGATGTGCATAAAGACCGTCCGCTCCCCATCAGCAAGGCGCGGCAGATGCTCATGGCGGGGCTGACCGGCTGCCTATTCCTTTGCTCTACCAGCATATCCGCCTTCCTGCGCTCATACGAACGCTTTGCGTATCTCGATATTCCGTACGCTGCTGCGCTGGTCGAATCGAGCAGCGTGGTCATCCTGTACGCGAGTTCGTTCGTGCTCATCCTGATAGTGTTCCTGATGCTGTACAAGTTCACGCCCAACACCAAGACATCTTGGCAGTATATCTGGGTTGGCGCGCTAGTTGGCGCAGCGCTGTTTGAGATAACGAAGAATCTGTTTATCTGGTATCTGAACACTTTCACGAACTTCGGCAACGTGTACGGCACGCTTGCCACGGTCGTGGTCTTCATGCTATGGGCTTACTTAAGCGGGCTGATACTCATACTCGGCGCGGAATTGAGTTCCGAGTACGAACGTGTATGCAGAGGGACGCGGCGCGGTGTGCTGCTGACAGACTAG
- the thrC gene encoding threonine synthase, whose translation MPHFRLACTECPASYSADMTTLHCTKCNSVLDVAYTTDEVHNAQCNPSAMPIPTPLRNPADAISLGEGNTPTVNLRNLGNSLGISRLYAKLEAMNPTGSFKDRGTAVMMSVAKEMGVTQVVEDSSGNAGASVSAYAARAGIDAHIFAPASAPAAKLGQIAVYGATTHAIDGDRQAVTDAAVDFANSNSIVYASHNLSPYFTEGTKTFAYEVVEQFGDDLPQHIVLPVGNGSLLIGTHKGFTEIKVAGKISRIPTLHAVQAQAVMPLVAAFNGKPAPTTGATIAGGIAVANPPRLLQCVRALNDTGGAAVAVAEVDILRWQRQIAAQEGVFIEPTSSAAFAGVKALLDMGKIQSADSILVAATGFGLKDAMPPSDD comes from the coding sequence TTGCCCCACTTCAGACTAGCCTGCACAGAATGCCCCGCATCGTACAGCGCCGACATGACAACTCTGCACTGTACAAAGTGCAACAGCGTCCTGGATGTCGCGTACACCACCGATGAAGTGCATAACGCCCAATGCAATCCCTCCGCCATGCCCATACCAACGCCGCTGCGCAATCCCGCAGACGCCATCTCGCTTGGCGAAGGCAACACGCCCACCGTGAATCTGCGCAATCTCGGCAATTCGCTAGGAATCAGCCGCCTATACGCCAAGTTGGAGGCAATGAACCCGACCGGCTCGTTCAAGGACAGGGGCACGGCGGTGATGATGAGTGTCGCCAAGGAGATGGGGGTAACTCAGGTCGTTGAGGATTCGTCCGGCAATGCTGGCGCATCTGTGTCCGCATACGCCGCGCGCGCTGGCATTGATGCGCACATCTTCGCCCCGGCGAGCGCACCCGCCGCCAAGCTGGGGCAGATCGCCGTCTATGGCGCAACGACACACGCGATAGACGGCGACCGCCAAGCCGTGACGGACGCAGCGGTCGATTTCGCCAATAGTAACAGCATCGTCTATGCTTCGCACAACCTCAGCCCATATTTCACCGAAGGCACAAAGACTTTCGCATACGAAGTGGTGGAACAGTTCGGCGATGACCTGCCGCAGCATATCGTATTGCCTGTTGGCAACGGTTCGCTGCTAATTGGCACACACAAAGGCTTCACAGAGATCAAAGTCGCGGGCAAGATCTCACGCATACCAACGCTGCATGCGGTGCAGGCGCAAGCCGTTATGCCACTTGTCGCCGCATTCAACGGCAAACCGGCACCAACGACCGGCGCGACAATCGCGGGCGGAATTGCAGTCGCCAACCCGCCCAGACTGCTCCAGTGTGTCCGCGCATTGAATGACACGGGCGGCGCGGCAGTCGCGGTCGCTGAGGTGGACATCCTACGCTGGCAGCGGCAAATCGCGGCGCAGGAAGGCGTATTCATCGAGCCGACCTCCTCAGCGGCATTCGCCGGTGTGAAGGCGCTGTTGGATATGGGCAAAATCCAGAGCGCCGACTCTATCCTTGTCGCAGCGACAGGATTCGGCTTGAAAGACGCAATGCCGCCGTCGGATGACTAG
- a CDS encoding pyridoxal phosphate-dependent aminotransferase, whose protein sequence is MAVSQKIRNFMEQGSWIRRMFEEGIELKRQFGEENVFDLSLGNPVMQPPPEFFDELRRIANDPQPGIHRYMPNAGYEETRAAVASQLGGETGLDFGAGDIVMTCGAGGALNVVLKTLLDPGDEIVIFSPFFVEYHFYADNHGSSCHVVPPDENFLPDMDALKDALNERTKIVLINSPNNPSGVLYSAELLDEMCALIRDAEAAHGREIFLVSDEPYRRLLFDGLEYPHIFHHHEHSIVATSHSKDLALPGERIGYIAVHPEYGDKDDLIDGLVFCNRTLGFVNAPALMQHIVRALQSASVDVDEYRRKRDFLYDNLTAMGYKLVKPQGAFYMFPASPTPDDVEFVAVLQERKVLVVPGAGFGLPGYFRISYCVDDRTLEGALPGFEAAIGAYR, encoded by the coding sequence ATGGCTGTTTCACAGAAAATTCGGAATTTTATGGAGCAAGGCTCTTGGATTCGCAGGATGTTCGAGGAGGGCATTGAGCTTAAGCGGCAGTTTGGCGAGGAGAATGTCTTCGATTTGTCTCTGGGTAATCCTGTTATGCAGCCGCCACCCGAGTTCTTCGACGAACTCAGGCGCATTGCGAACGACCCACAGCCGGGCATTCACCGCTATATGCCGAACGCAGGTTACGAAGAGACGCGCGCGGCGGTCGCATCGCAGCTTGGCGGCGAGACCGGGCTTGACTTTGGCGCGGGCGACATCGTGATGACCTGCGGCGCGGGCGGTGCGCTCAATGTCGTGCTGAAGACGCTGCTTGATCCGGGCGACGAAATCGTCATCTTCTCGCCGTTCTTCGTGGAGTATCACTTCTACGCGGATAACCATGGTAGTTCATGCCACGTCGTGCCGCCTGACGAGAACTTTCTGCCAGACATGGACGCCTTGAAGGATGCGCTAAACGAGCGGACGAAAATTGTGCTCATCAACTCTCCGAACAATCCCTCCGGCGTGCTGTACAGCGCAGAGTTGCTCGACGAGATGTGCGCACTCATTCGGGACGCTGAAGCGGCGCACGGACGCGAGATTTTTCTCGTCAGCGACGAGCCGTATCGCAGGTTGCTGTTCGACGGCTTGGAGTATCCGCACATCTTCCATCACCACGAACACAGCATTGTGGCGACCTCGCACTCGAAAGACCTCGCGCTGCCGGGCGAGCGCATCGGCTACATCGCAGTACATCCCGAATACGGCGACAAGGATGACCTGATAGACGGGCTGGTGTTCTGCAATCGGACGCTGGGCTTCGTGAACGCGCCTGCGCTGATGCAGCACATCGTGCGTGCGCTGCAATCGGCGAGCGTGGATGTCGATGAGTACCGCCGCAAGCGCGATTTCCTCTACGACAACCTGACGGCGATGGGCTACAAGCTGGTCAAGCCGCAGGGCGCGTTCTACATGTTCCCCGCGTCGCCCACGCCGGACGATGTGGAGTTCGTAGCGGTGCTGCAAGAGCGCAAGGTGCTGGTCGTGCCGGGCGCGGGATTCGGGCTTCCTGGCTACTTCCGCATATCGTACTGCGTGGACGACCGCACGCTAGAAGGAGCGCTGCCCGGCTTCGAGGCGGCGATAGGGGCATATCGCTAA
- a CDS encoding Gfo/Idh/MocA family oxidoreductase gives MDKVRLAIVGCGTISQLNAPGYLAHEQCEVAALFDPQTERAMQRAVQWGISPRIHESYEDLLNDDNVDAIELLTPTHLHPQQIVDGLKAGKHVSCQKPISSTVAEIDTIEAAVNGASTKYRTTENFLYYPPILKAKELLDAGEIGEPCMVRIRTVRGKLADQSQIETMPGAYVWRRDPTLHAGGMLYDDGWHKYATAINWIGQIESVQSIVSRSDDYLNETPSAAIWKFKGRTCLGVLEYSSAPEMEIRGRYYPADEFFEIQGSKGAIWVTRCTGEMLDLPPVMVVKGTETTGIQVPMDWIEGFNGAARQFIDCIIRDEQPDMDIDFSRHTMQVAMSIYKASDEQRPVQPSSLT, from the coding sequence ATGGACAAGGTACGACTGGCTATCGTGGGCTGCGGCACAATTTCGCAGCTCAACGCGCCCGGCTATCTGGCACACGAGCAGTGCGAGGTTGCCGCGCTCTTCGATCCTCAGACCGAACGCGCCATGCAGCGCGCCGTGCAGTGGGGCATCTCGCCGCGAATCCACGAGAGTTATGAAGACCTGCTGAACGACGACAATGTGGACGCCATCGAACTGCTGACGCCGACACACTTGCATCCACAGCAGATCGTGGATGGGCTGAAGGCGGGCAAGCATGTATCGTGCCAGAAGCCCATTTCTTCGACAGTCGCGGAAATCGACACCATTGAAGCGGCGGTCAACGGCGCCTCAACCAAATACCGCACGACCGAGAACTTCTTGTACTACCCACCCATCTTAAAGGCAAAGGAACTGCTGGACGCGGGTGAAATCGGCGAGCCGTGCATGGTTCGCATTCGTACCGTGCGCGGCAAGTTAGCAGACCAGTCGCAGATTGAAACCATGCCCGGCGCGTATGTATGGCGGCGCGACCCGACGCTCCACGCCGGCGGCATGCTCTACGATGACGGCTGGCACAAGTACGCCACCGCTATCAACTGGATTGGCCAAATCGAAAGCGTGCAGAGCATCGTATCCCGTTCGGACGACTACCTCAACGAGACGCCAAGCGCAGCGATATGGAAGTTCAAGGGCAGAACTTGCCTCGGCGTTCTCGAATACTCGTCCGCGCCCGAAATGGAGATACGCGGCAGGTACTATCCTGCCGACGAGTTCTTCGAGATTCAGGGCAGCAAGGGCGCCATCTGGGTTACGCGCTGCACCGGCGAGATGCTCGATCTGCCGCCGGTCATGGTCGTCAAGGGCACGGAGACGACCGGCATACAAGTACCGATGGACTGGATAGAAGGATTCAACGGCGCGGCGCGGCAGTTCATCGACTGCATCATCCGCGACGAACAGCCGGACATGGACATCGACTTCTCGCGCCATACCATGCAAGTTGCAATGTCCATTTACAAGGCGTCTGACGAACAGCGCCCTGTGCAACCGTCAAGCCTTACATAG
- the hyi gene encoding hydroxypyruvate isomerase, whose protein sequence is MPRFAANLTMLYNEVDFLDRFTAASAAGFKGVEYLFPYEYEPAQLAEMLERHSLAQVLHNLPAGDWAAGECGIACHPDRVGEFQDGVGKAIEYAAALSCPQVNCLAGIAPEGVSSEELDATLAANLKFAAEQLGAAGIRLLVEPINTIDIPGFVLNYPEQARDLIERVGSDNLFLQHDLYHMQIMQGDLARNIERNMDIIRHIQIADNPGRHEPGTGEINYAYLFDYLDELGYDGWVGCEYVPAATTDEGMGWDGRRRICNAESPARSSYQV, encoded by the coding sequence ATGCCAAGATTCGCAGCAAACCTCACGATGTTGTACAACGAGGTGGATTTTCTCGACAGATTCACCGCCGCGTCTGCCGCCGGGTTTAAGGGCGTAGAGTATCTGTTCCCATACGAATATGAACCCGCGCAGTTGGCGGAAATGTTGGAACGGCATAGTCTCGCGCAAGTCTTGCACAACCTGCCCGCTGGCGACTGGGCAGCAGGCGAGTGTGGAATCGCGTGCCATCCCGACCGCGTGGGCGAGTTTCAAGACGGCGTGGGCAAGGCGATCGAGTATGCCGCCGCGCTCAGTTGCCCGCAGGTCAACTGCCTCGCCGGCATCGCGCCTGAAGGTGTGTCTAGCGAAGAGCTGGACGCAACGCTCGCGGCGAATCTCAAGTTCGCGGCAGAGCAGCTTGGCGCTGCCGGAATCCGACTACTCGTCGAGCCGATAAACACTATCGACATTCCCGGTTTCGTGCTGAACTACCCGGAGCAGGCACGCGACCTTATCGAGCGCGTCGGCTCGGACAATCTGTTCCTGCAACACGACCTATATCACATGCAGATAATGCAGGGCGATCTCGCGCGCAACATAGAGCGCAATATGGACATCATCCGACACATCCAAATTGCGGACAACCCGGGCCGCCACGAACCCGGCACCGGCGAAATCAACTACGCCTACCTGTTCGACTATCTCGACGAACTCGGCTACGACGGCTGGGTAGGCTGCGAATATGTCCCCGCTGCGACGACGGACGAAGGGATGGGATGGGATGGGCGAAGGCGTATCTGTAATGCGGAATCTCCGGCGCGGAGCTCATATCAAGTGTGA
- a CDS encoding pyruvate dehydrogenase codes for MATAIPEIADVYQDRDTTLRQIQDRVLWLAINMVHYANNERPSPDGKVGGHQASSASVTTIMTSLFFDHMRAGDRISVKPHASPVYHAIQYLLGNLDGRYLKTLRGFHGLQAYPSQTKDPDSVDFSTGSVGLGPVAPNFAAITEEYLRAHLHFYNRSPRRYISLVGDAELDEGSIWEAISEPEMAALDNVLWVVDLNRQSLDRIIPGIRVQSWREMFAANGWNFIDVKYGRRLQSAFAEQNGELLQMCIDDMSNEAYQRLLRVDGAILREWLPRYSRFPRDLARFISRWNDEEFRSLFSNLGGHDFSMLRDAFARADELRGPTVVFAYTFKGFMLPTIGDPRNHSNLLSQTQMEELREHIGLAENEVWDDFDPRSAAGLACRSTAARLRSSGLRSPTALTPAIPTSIDHEYRGSTSSQQVYGLVLTDLARNLPEVADRIVTVSPDVASSTGLGGWINRAGVWNRTEPEQLPEEDESVLRWNESSQGQHIELGISENNLFMMLGQLGQSFEANGELLFPIGTLYDPFVRRGLDAFTYGLYSDAKFIVVGTPSGITLAPEGGAHQSFMTPSIGAEMPALDFYEPCFGKEVEWIMLSALEQVRRRERSTYLRLTSRRVEQSLFNLPDDTEAQERLRRQVLSGAYRLVSRASEPQYAPGENVVNIMAIGAMIPDAIEASEELLREGVFANVINITGPGPLYRRYQEGIDAAVAGSTTTPFLAGILSTEERQVPVVAVADAHPHSLAWIGGALGTRIMPLGVSEFGQSGTRSELYKEYGIDVDSIVAACFTALDI; via the coding sequence ATGGCAACGGCAATTCCGGAAATAGCGGATGTATATCAAGACCGCGATACGACACTGCGGCAAATCCAAGACCGCGTGCTGTGGCTCGCGATAAATATGGTGCATTACGCGAACAACGAGCGCCCGTCGCCGGACGGCAAGGTCGGCGGGCATCAGGCGTCCAGCGCGTCGGTCACGACGATAATGACATCGTTGTTCTTCGACCACATGCGCGCCGGAGACAGGATTTCGGTCAAGCCGCATGCATCACCCGTCTATCACGCCATACAGTATCTGCTGGGCAACCTAGACGGCAGATACTTGAAGACGCTGCGCGGATTTCACGGGCTGCAGGCGTACCCAAGTCAGACCAAAGACCCGGACTCTGTGGACTTCTCTACCGGGTCAGTCGGACTAGGACCGGTCGCGCCAAACTTCGCCGCGATTACTGAAGAATACCTGCGCGCGCACCTGCACTTCTATAATCGATCGCCGCGCCGATACATCAGCCTTGTCGGAGACGCCGAGCTTGACGAAGGGTCCATTTGGGAAGCGATTTCCGAACCGGAAATGGCGGCGCTCGACAATGTGCTATGGGTCGTTGACTTAAACAGGCAGAGCCTCGACCGCATCATACCGGGTATCCGCGTGCAGAGTTGGCGCGAGATGTTCGCCGCTAACGGCTGGAATTTCATCGATGTCAAGTACGGCAGACGCCTGCAAAGCGCATTCGCTGAACAGAACGGCGAGCTGCTGCAAATGTGCATCGACGATATGTCGAACGAGGCATACCAGCGTCTGCTGCGCGTCGATGGCGCCATCCTGCGCGAGTGGCTGCCCCGCTACAGCAGATTCCCACGCGATCTGGCGCGCTTCATCAGCCGGTGGAACGACGAAGAGTTTCGCAGCCTGTTCAGCAACCTTGGCGGCCACGACTTCTCCATGCTCAGAGACGCATTCGCGCGCGCGGACGAACTACGCGGTCCCACAGTGGTGTTCGCGTACACTTTCAAGGGATTTATGCTGCCGACCATCGGCGACCCACGCAACCACTCGAACCTGCTGTCGCAGACCCAGATGGAAGAACTTCGCGAGCACATCGGGTTGGCAGAGAACGAAGTTTGGGACGACTTCGATCCCAGGTCTGCGGCGGGGCTGGCTTGCCGTAGCACAGCCGCGAGATTGCGCTCGTCAGGGCTGCGCTCGCCGACAGCGTTGACTCCCGCGATTCCCACCAGCATCGACCACGAATATCGCGGCAGCACATCGAGTCAGCAAGTTTACGGGCTGGTGCTGACCGACCTCGCGCGTAATCTGCCCGAAGTCGCCGACCGCATCGTTACCGTCAGCCCGGATGTGGCGAGCTCAACCGGCTTGGGCGGCTGGATAAATCGCGCAGGCGTGTGGAATCGTACCGAGCCGGAACAACTGCCCGAAGAAGACGAAAGCGTGCTGCGCTGGAACGAATCATCGCAAGGGCAGCACATCGAGCTTGGCATATCCGAGAACAATCTGTTCATGATGCTCGGGCAATTGGGGCAGTCGTTCGAGGCGAATGGAGAGCTGCTGTTCCCCATCGGCACGCTGTACGACCCGTTCGTGCGGCGCGGGCTGGACGCGTTCACTTACGGCCTGTATTCCGACGCGAAGTTCATTGTGGTCGGTACGCCTTCGGGGATCACGCTCGCGCCGGAAGGCGGCGCGCATCAGTCGTTTATGACGCCGTCCATCGGCGCAGAAATGCCGGCACTGGACTTCTACGAACCCTGCTTCGGCAAAGAAGTGGAGTGGATTATGCTGAGCGCGCTCGAACAAGTGAGGCGGCGAGAACGCTCCACATACCTGCGCCTGACGAGCAGGCGCGTTGAGCAGTCGCTATTCAACCTGCCGGATGACACGGAGGCGCAAGAGCGTCTGCGGCGGCAGGTGTTGTCGGGCGCGTATCGCCTAGTCAGTCGCGCGTCTGAGCCTCAGTACGCGCCGGGCGAAAATGTGGTAAACATCATGGCAATCGGGGCGATGATCCCGGATGCGATTGAGGCGAGCGAGGAGTTGCTGCGCGAGGGAGTGTTCGCCAATGTCATCAACATCACTGGACCGGGCCCCCTGTACCGGCGCTATCAGGAAGGCATAGACGCTGCGGTTGCGGGCAGCACCACCACGCCGTTCCTAGCGGGCATTCTATCGACTGAAGAGCGCCAAGTGCCAGTAGTCGCGGTGGCGGACGCGCACCCGCATTCGCTCGCGTGGATAGGCGGCGCGCTCGGCACGAGGATAATGCCGCTAGGAGTAAGCGAATTCGGCCAGTCCGGTACCCGATCCGAGCTATACAAGGAATACGGTATCGATGTTGACAGCATAGTAGCGGCATGCTTCACTGCGCTGGACATTTAG
- a CDS encoding type II 3-dehydroquinate dehydratase: MTKVLVLHGQGMELRGKVDIEIFGTMTLPEYDENIRQYAADLGVDVEIFHSNEESEVIAKLKDSDADAALINPGGYTTGHPALADTIREGSTPTLEIHMSNPASRGRISEIGPACRGVITGIGIMGYNLGLQAAKELSA, from the coding sequence ATGACGAAAGTGCTGGTACTTCACGGGCAGGGCATGGAACTACGCGGCAAGGTTGACATCGAAATCTTCGGCACGATGACGCTGCCCGAGTACGACGAGAACATCCGCCAATACGCAGCCGATTTGGGCGTGGATGTGGAGATATTCCACTCGAACGAGGAGTCCGAAGTCATCGCCAAGCTCAAGGATTCGGACGCGGACGCGGCGCTCATCAATCCAGGCGGCTACACGACCGGCCATCCCGCACTCGCCGACACGATACGCGAGGGAAGCACACCCACGCTTGAAATTCACATGTCTAACCCGGCAAGCCGAGGCCGCATATCCGAGATTGGTCCAGCCTGTAGAGGTGTCATCACCGGCATCGGTATCATGGGCTACAACCTAGGCTTGCAAGCGGCAAAAGAACTTTCTGCATAG
- a CDS encoding peptidylprolyl isomerase — protein MEKGGEIEIELFAAEAPITVNNFVFLAREGYYDGVTFHRVIPGFMAQGGDPTGSGSGGPGYQFDDEFHPSLRHDSPGILSMANAGSRGGRGTNGSQFFITFVPTPHLDDHHSVFGKVVSGMDVVNGIAVRDPMRSRTPGDAMRTIRIAESD, from the coding sequence ATGGAAAAGGGTGGCGAAATCGAGATAGAGCTTTTCGCGGCGGAAGCGCCCATCACGGTGAACAACTTCGTCTTTCTCGCGCGGGAAGGCTACTACGACGGCGTTACCTTTCACCGGGTAATTCCCGGATTTATGGCGCAGGGCGGCGATCCAACTGGCTCTGGCAGTGGTGGTCCCGGCTATCAGTTCGACGACGAATTCCACCCGAGCTTGCGGCACGATTCGCCAGGCATCCTGTCTATGGCGAACGCTGGCAGTCGCGGTGGACGCGGCACGAACGGCAGCCAATTCTTCATCACATTCGTCCCCACGCCGCACCTCGACGATCACCATTCAGTATTCGGCAAGGTCGTGTCCGGCATGGACGTGGTCAACGGAATCGCCGTCCGCGACCCCATGCGCTCCCGGACGCCCGGCGACGCGATGCGGACAATTCGCATTGCGGAGTCTGATTAG
- a CDS encoding peptidylprolyl isomerase, whose translation MRWDSPPAMTIDTSKDYRAVIELEKGDEIVIDLFEDGAPTTVNNFVFLAREGFYDGVTFHRVLEGFMAQTGDPTGTGGGGPGYRFDNEVSPDLRHEGPGILSMANAGMRNGQGTNGSQFFITFRETHFLDGYNLDGTEKDCAAESCHSVFGKVVEGMDVVNNISLRDPGSATTPGDAIKTIRIEEN comes from the coding sequence ATGCGGTGGGATTCGCCGCCGGCGATGACCATCGACACAAGCAAGGACTACCGCGCGGTCATCGAGCTGGAAAAGGGCGATGAAATCGTCATCGACCTATTCGAGGACGGCGCGCCCACGACAGTCAATAACTTCGTCTTTCTCGCGCGCGAAGGCTTCTACGACGGCGTAACATTCCATCGCGTGCTCGAAGGTTTTATGGCGCAGACCGGCGACCCGACAGGCACGGGCGGCGGCGGTCCCGGCTATCGCTTCGACAACGAAGTCAGCCCTGACTTGCGGCACGAAGGCCCCGGCATCCTGTCGATGGCGAACGCAGGCATGCGCAACGGGCAGGGCACGAACGGAAGCCAATTCTTCATCACATTCCGCGAGACGCACTTCTTAGACGGATACAATCTCGACGGCACTGAAAAGGACTGCGCCGCAGAGTCATGCCACTCGGTCTTCGGCAAGGTCGTCGAAGGTATGGATGTGGTGAACAACATAAGCCTGCGGGACCCGGGCAGCGCGACCACACCCGGCGACGCGATTAAGACCATCAGGATTGAAGAGAATTAG